Proteins found in one Pseudorasbora parva isolate DD20220531a chromosome 11, ASM2467924v1, whole genome shotgun sequence genomic segment:
- the f9a gene encoding coagulation factor IXa yields MALFILVLLPYILLQAFAAPGSVFLDGEKADRILWRRRRANTGLFEEFLKGNVERECLEEKCVLEEAREAFENDEKTMEFWARYVDGDQCKPSSPCQNQGRCEDQIGAYTCNCLSGFVGKNCEIVTGKKCDVDNGGCEHFCVLLESHGTECQCASGYKLAEDGFKCEPIVKFPCGRASKTAVRTFASGPTSVTNTSAQSSNKTIKTTSNILKPDNWTIPGSKQKGGEILPSRVKLPKWIFAEHMTLPTASAPKTRIVGGNPALPGEIPWQVALVMRSTQQVFCGGSILNPLWVITAAHCLVGSKNGSFFIRVGEHDVSKTEDTEQNLDVTRFISHPRYDSKSSLYNHDIALLRLRTPIRFTPTIRPICLGPMLFSNSLLQSGSLATVSGWGRLSFQGRSAATLQKVELPYVDRKACKESSSDTITHFMFCAGYSDSPKDACQGDSGGPHAMRYHDTWFLTGIVSWGEECAKKGKYGVYTQVGNYYRWIQHVMGVTKGALLTNVDQ; encoded by the exons ATGGCTTTATTCATTCTTGTTCTTTTGCCATATATTTTGCTGCAGGCCTTCGCAG CACCAGGTTCAGTGTTCCTAGATGGGGAAAAAGCTGACAGAATTTTGTGGAGACGCAGACGAGCAAACACAGGACTGTTCGAGGAGTTTTTGAAGGGAAATGTGGAGAGGGAGTGTTTGGAGGAAAAGTGTGTCCTGGAGGAGGCCAGAGAAGCCTTTGAAAATGATGAAAAGACG atGGAGTTTTGGGCTAGATATGTTG ATGGGGACCAGTGTAAACCATCATCACCCTGTCAGAACCAAGGCAGATGTGAAGACCAGATAGGCGCTTACACCTGTAACTGTCTGTCAGGCTTTGTTGGAAAAAACTGCGAAATAG TGACTGGCAAAAAGTGTGATGTTGATAATGGTGGCTGTGAGCATTTCTGTGTTTTGCTGGAGTCTCATGGGACAGAGTGTCAGTGTGCATCCGGATACAAACTCGCAGAAGACGGATTCAAGTGTGAGCCTATAG TGAAGTTCCCATGTGGCAGAGCTAGTAAAACAGCTGTGAGAACTTTTGCCAGTGGTCCCACCTCTGTAACGAACACATCTGCACAGTCTTCCAATAAGACAATCAAAACCACATCCAACATACTCAAACCGGACAATTGGACAATCCCAGGCTCTAAACAGAAAGGAGGGGAAATCTTACCATCTCGGGTTAAACTGCCTAAATGGATATTTGCTGAGCATATGACATTGCCTACAGCAAGTGCTCCAAAAACCCGTATTGTTGGTGGCAATCCAGCCTTACCTGGAGAAATCCCTTGGCAG GTGGCGCTGGTGATGCGCTCAACGCAGCAGGTGTTCTGTGGAGGCTCCATTCTGAACCCGTTGTGGGTCATTACTGCAGCACACTGTCTGGTAGGGAGCAAGAATGGATCCTTTTTCATCAGAGTTG GGGAGCATGACGTCTCAAAGACTGAAGACACAGAACAGAATCTGGACGTGACCCGTTTCATCTCTCATCCCCGTTATGACTCCAAATCAAGCCTCTACAATCATGACATTGCCTTGCTGCGGCTACGCACCCCGATCCGATTTACTCCAACGATACGTCCCATCTGCCTGGGACCCATGCTCTTCTCCAACTCACTGCTGCAGTCTGGATCTCTGGCCACTGTCAGCGGCTGGGGCCGTCTGAGCTTCCAAGGACGAAGTGCAGCAACTTTACAGAAGGTTGAATTGCCTTACGTGGACAGAAAAGCATGTAAGGAAAGCAGCAGTGACACAATCACACATTTCATGTTCTGTGCCGGCTACTCAGATTCTCCTAAAGACGCCTGTCAGGGGGACAGTGGAGGACCTCATGCCATGCGCTACCACGACACCTGGTTCCTCACAGGCATTGTTAGTTGGGGAGAAGAATGTGCCAAGAAAGGGAAGTATGGTGTGTACACACAGGTTGGTAACTATTATCGTTGGATACAGCATGTGATGGGTGTTACTAAGGGGGCACTGCTTACAAATGTGGACCAGTGA